From Patescibacteria group bacterium, a single genomic window includes:
- a CDS encoding PLDc N-terminal domain-containing protein, producing the protein MDTTNVSQILLLALPIAIIELGLMVYAVVDLARKWKTKNLSPVAWLLIIILINIIGPILYLLIGRTDEE; encoded by the coding sequence ATGGATACTACAAATGTTTCACAAATTTTGCTTTTGGCGCTGCCAATAGCCATTATCGAGCTTGGGCTTATGGTCTACGCCGTAGTTGACTTGGCTCGCAAATGGAAAACAAAAAACTTATCACCCGTCGCTTGGCTTTTGATAATTATCTTGATCAATATTATCGGCCCGATTCTATATCTATTGATCGGAAGAACGGATGAAGAATGA